Proteins found in one Candidatus Nitrosopelagicus brevis genomic segment:
- a CDS encoding 50S ribosomal protein L32e, translating into MPINKEKLQAREEARVSRPEFIRPESWRYVRLESGWRKPKGMDNHQRKQKSRGRPGLVKVGYGTPKIALGLHPSGYTDNLVHNANDLENLNPKEDGIRFGHSVGAKKRREIMKIALEKKFKVFNARVSQNAS; encoded by the coding sequence ATGCCAATCAATAAAGAAAAACTCCAAGCAAGAGAAGAAGCTAGAGTTAGTAGACCGGAATTTATTCGTCCGGAGAGCTGGAGATACGTCAGATTGGAAAGTGGTTGGAGAAAACCAAAAGGAATGGATAACCATCAAAGAAAACAGAAAAGCCGTGGTCGTCCGGGACTAGTTAAAGTGGGATATGGTACACCAAAAATTGCACTCGGATTGCACCCATCAGGTTATACAGATAATTTAGTACATAATGCAAATGATTTAGAAAATCTTAATCCAAAAGAAGACGGAATTAGATTTGGTCATAGTGTAGGGGCAAAAAAGAGAAGAGAAATTATGAAAATTGCATTAGAAAAGAAATTCAAAGTGTTTAACGCAAGAGTGAGTCAAAATGCCAGTTAA
- a CDS encoding 50S ribosomal protein L19e: MPVNLKSKKRLASRIVGVGVNRIRLDNDHLDDVADAITRDDIRSLITANTITIKSFTGTSHGRAQAKRIQKAKRGTKQGSKKGRKGARVGKKTVYVNKVRALRYLLKISKDRKEITNESFKSIYKKIGGNTIRNKAHLRTVIAEEITAQKS, encoded by the coding sequence ATGCCAGTTAATCTTAAATCAAAAAAGAGACTTGCCTCAAGAATTGTAGGTGTCGGTGTCAATCGTATAAGATTAGATAATGATCACTTGGATGATGTTGCAGATGCAATTACAAGAGATGACATTAGAAGTTTAATCACTGCAAATACAATTACAATCAAATCCTTTACAGGTACATCTCATGGAAGAGCTCAAGCAAAGAGAATTCAAAAAGCAAAAAGAGGTACAAAACAAGGTTCTAAAAAAGGAAGAAAAGGTGCACGAGTTGGTAAAAAGACTGTATATGTTAACAAAGTTCGTGCCTTGAGATATCTTCTCAAAATATCAAAAGATAGAAAGGAGATTACAAACGAATCATTCAAATCAATTTATAAAAAAATTGGTGGTAACACAATAAGAAACAAAGCACATTTGAGAACCGTTATTGCAGAAGAAATTACTGCACAAAAATCTTAG
- a CDS encoding MGMT family protein, translating into MKIEEKIYRKLLEVPSGHVTTYGDLAKAVNLKNGQRVVGQIMKKNPFPVIVPCHRVVKSDGTIGGYAYGSERKKHMLSKEGLKINNDKISDFKKNLFRF; encoded by the coding sequence TTGAAAATAGAAGAAAAAATTTATCGCAAATTGTTAGAAGTTCCTTCAGGTCATGTAACTACATATGGTGATCTTGCAAAAGCGGTTAATCTAAAAAATGGGCAAAGAGTTGTAGGACAAATAATGAAAAAAAATCCATTTCCTGTTATAGTTCCATGCCATCGTGTTGTAAAATCTGATGGAACAATTGGTGGATATGCATATGGCTCTGAAAGAAAAAAACACATGTTGTCAAAAGAAGGATTAAAAATTAATAATGATAAAATATCTGATTTTAAAAAAAATCTATTTCGTTTCTAA
- a CDS encoding D-aminoacyl-tRNA deacylase, producing the protein MDLLVAFKNDAAGHNMAKHISQNMEKDGDMYRGKNFDLIEIDTPAISADWLDEQYDYDGFVFLSKHAAESGTLALTCHSTGNFNEAKFGGNAKELAIPYPNLQKKYLKTLWENRESFSDFEITIEATHHGPTHLKKPSIFVEIGTTDLQWNDEQLCSSVAQLVLETLEKPSDSHPFAICFGGTHYSEKFTKELLFGKYALGTVMPKHALEFLNPDLFEHIITQNNGAEAALLDWKSLGKQKQTLIDLLSTTKLEVIKI; encoded by the coding sequence ATGGATTTACTAGTTGCATTCAAAAATGACGCTGCTGGTCACAATATGGCTAAGCATATCTCTCAAAATATGGAAAAAGATGGTGATATGTATCGTGGCAAAAACTTTGATTTAATTGAAATTGACACTCCTGCTATTTCTGCAGATTGGTTAGATGAACAATATGATTATGATGGGTTTGTTTTCTTATCAAAACATGCAGCTGAATCTGGAACTCTTGCTCTGACGTGTCACAGTACTGGAAATTTCAATGAAGCTAAATTTGGTGGTAATGCAAAAGAATTGGCCATACCATATCCTAATCTGCAAAAAAAATACCTGAAAACACTATGGGAGAATCGTGAATCTTTTTCAGATTTTGAAATAACTATAGAAGCCACACATCATGGACCTACTCATCTAAAAAAACCGTCAATTTTTGTAGAAATCGGTACTACTGATCTACAATGGAATGATGAACAACTCTGTTCATCTGTAGCGCAACTTGTCCTAGAAACGCTTGAAAAACCATCGGATTCACATCCTTTTGCAATTTGTTTTGGAGGTACCCATTATTCTGAAAAATTCACAAAAGAATTACTTTTTGGAAAATATGCTTTAGGAACTGTTATGCCAAAACACGCATTGGAATTTCTCAATCCTGATCTTTTCGAACATATTATTACTCAAAATAATGGGGCAGAAGCTGCTTTACTTGATTGGAAAAGTCTAGGCAAACAAAAACAAACTTTGATTGATCTTCTTTCAACTACAAAATTAGAGGTTATAAAAATTTGA
- a CDS encoding transcription elongation factor Spt5 — MSEVTESHLFALRTTGGQEKVVLRQLEAKMRSGELDVQSVLIVDNLKGYVVIEANDPQVMFMATQGLRHVKGQLRGELEFSEIENYLIKKSTVSELAVDGTVEVIGGPFKGMKATITRVDHDKEEATVILLDAPYQLPVTVDANYLKPVAS; from the coding sequence ATGTCTGAAGTTACTGAATCCCACTTATTTGCACTCAGAACTACCGGAGGTCAAGAAAAGGTCGTTTTGAGACAACTAGAAGCAAAAATGAGAAGCGGTGAATTAGATGTTCAATCCGTTCTGATTGTTGATAATCTAAAAGGATATGTTGTGATTGAAGCAAATGATCCTCAAGTCATGTTCATGGCAACACAAGGATTACGACATGTAAAAGGACAATTAAGAGGAGAACTAGAATTTAGTGAAATTGAAAATTATCTCATAAAGAAATCTACAGTTTCAGAGTTAGCAGTCGATGGAACAGTTGAAGTTATTGGTGGTCCATTCAAAGGAATGAAGGCTACAATTACAAGAGTTGATCACGATAAAGAAGAAGCTACAGTAATTTTGTTGGATGCGCCATATCAATTACCAGTAACAGTAGATGCAAACTATCTAAAACCGGTTGCATCATAG
- a CDS encoding 50S ribosomal protein L11, producing the protein MGDKQSISAQVTGGEASAGPPLGPALGPLGVNIMEVINKINEKTGDFKGMKVPVTVSVDTDTKEWDIEVGIPSASALILKEANITKGTGTAGTEWVADIGMDAVVKVANVKLETSYASEIKSVAKQIIGTCQCLGIKVEGKTPKEITVEVNDGKWDEKLTN; encoded by the coding sequence ATGGGCGACAAACAATCAATTTCAGCACAGGTAACAGGAGGAGAAGCTTCTGCAGGTCCTCCACTAGGTCCAGCACTTGGTCCACTAGGAGTAAACATCATGGAAGTTATCAACAAGATTAATGAGAAAACAGGTGACTTCAAAGGAATGAAAGTTCCAGTAACAGTTAGCGTTGATACAGATACAAAAGAATGGGATATCGAAGTTGGAATTCCATCAGCTTCAGCACTCATACTAAAAGAAGCAAACATTACAAAAGGAACAGGTACAGCTGGTACAGAATGGGTTGCAGACATTGGAATGGATGCAGTAGTTAAAGTTGCAAACGTTAAACTTGAAACATCATATGCATCTGAAATAAAATCAGTTGCAAAACAAATAATCGGCACATGTCAATGCCTAGGAATCAAAGTAGAAGGTAAAACACCAAAAGAAATTACCGTTGAAGTAAATGACGGCAAATGGGACGAAAAATTAACTAACTAG
- a CDS encoding Lrp/AsnC family transcriptional regulator, translated as MAKVDDLDLKLLSELKKDGSISIPLLAKKLNINASVLYSRIKRLIKKKMIKKFTIDIDESQLGFGVKAYVGINRDPKFKTEIHENLLEIPEIDRIIEVTGRFDLMVGALAEDLEQLHSIVVDKIGKIDGIQNTETFVELERTEKSPTYLSS; from the coding sequence ATGGCTAAGGTAGATGATTTAGATCTCAAATTATTATCTGAACTAAAAAAAGATGGAAGTATTTCTATTCCGCTTTTAGCAAAAAAACTAAACATCAATGCATCTGTTTTGTATAGTCGAATAAAGCGACTGATAAAAAAGAAGATGATAAAGAAGTTCACTATAGATATTGATGAATCTCAGTTAGGTTTTGGAGTTAAAGCATATGTTGGAATTAACAGAGATCCTAAATTTAAAACAGAAATTCATGAAAATTTACTAGAAATTCCAGAAATTGATAGAATTATTGAGGTTACTGGAAGGTTTGACCTTATGGTTGGTGCATTGGCCGAAGACTTGGAACAATTACACAGTATTGTGGTGGATAAAATTGGAAAAATTGATGGAATTCAGAATACTGAAACATTTGTTGAATTAGAAAGAACTGAAAAGTCTCCGACGTATCTATCTAGTTAG
- a CDS encoding 50S ribosomal protein L1 has product MVNESEIVTLIQEAKKSEKERKFKESLELYITLKDIDVKKGFAFNEVIQLPNQMSKPAAVCVMASGDMGLKAKDAKADEVLDNDGVNKLAEDKRATRKLINKYDFFLADTKLMPVVGKSLGQLLGPRGKMPTPVPFNAPIDAFLSRFKTSIRVRVKNSLSISCKVGDTEMDEHHVAANAMAVINNLRGKFPNGDKNIRKYMIKTTMGKAAKLEHKVTK; this is encoded by the coding sequence ATGGTAAACGAGTCTGAAATAGTTACTTTAATTCAAGAAGCAAAGAAAAGTGAAAAAGAACGCAAGTTCAAAGAATCACTAGAACTTTACATCACTCTAAAAGACATAGATGTGAAAAAAGGATTTGCATTTAATGAGGTAATTCAACTTCCAAATCAAATGTCAAAGCCAGCTGCAGTTTGTGTAATGGCATCAGGAGACATGGGTCTAAAAGCAAAGGATGCAAAAGCAGATGAGGTTTTAGATAATGATGGCGTAAATAAATTAGCAGAAGATAAAAGAGCAACTAGAAAATTAATCAACAAATATGATTTCTTTTTAGCAGATACAAAACTAATGCCTGTAGTAGGTAAATCATTAGGACAACTCTTAGGACCTAGAGGTAAAATGCCAACACCTGTTCCATTTAATGCACCTATAGATGCATTCCTAAGTAGATTCAAAACATCAATTAGAGTTAGAGTAAAAAATTCACTTTCAATTTCATGTAAAGTTGGAGATACTGAAATGGATGAACATCACGTTGCTGCAAATGCAATGGCAGTGATTAACAATCTGAGAGGTAAATTTCCAAATGGAGATAAAAACATTAGAAAATATATGATAAAAACAACAATGGGAAAAGCAGCAAAACTAGAACATAAGGTGACAAAATAA
- a CDS encoding 50S ribosomal protein L10: MHENRTTYPKKKAQMYQQLQELPKKYKVLALVRMEKVRGSQLLPLRKTLQGEVEIVSIKDKVAKLAFAQAGITGIDKLSEKITGQCVFMFTNMSPFKLNVLLGKNKVMLFARGGDTASMDVVIPPKNTGIAPGPMLTDFKENGIATKIDQGTIWIMKETVPVKQGEVISEKLAGLLSKLDIKAIEAGIALNAALEEGLVYQEEEMVIDVEKFRNDLAQAHQEAISLSIEAAYITADNIEQILAKAAQSARSVSTEAGYLTEDTKEQVLQKAHGQAQGVASKAKDYTPA; encoded by the coding sequence ATGCATGAGAATAGAACAACATACCCAAAAAAGAAAGCACAGATGTATCAACAACTACAAGAGCTTCCAAAAAAGTACAAAGTACTAGCACTTGTAAGAATGGAAAAGGTCAGAGGTTCACAATTACTACCGTTAAGAAAAACACTTCAAGGTGAAGTTGAAATTGTTAGTATCAAAGATAAAGTAGCAAAACTAGCTTTTGCACAAGCAGGAATTACTGGTATAGATAAATTATCTGAAAAAATTACAGGTCAATGTGTTTTCATGTTTACAAACATGTCTCCATTCAAACTTAACGTTCTATTAGGAAAGAACAAAGTTATGCTATTTGCAAGAGGAGGGGATACTGCAAGCATGGATGTTGTAATTCCACCAAAGAATACAGGAATTGCACCAGGACCAATGCTAACTGACTTTAAAGAAAACGGAATTGCTACTAAGATTGATCAAGGTACAATCTGGATTATGAAGGAAACTGTTCCAGTAAAACAAGGAGAAGTAATTTCTGAAAAACTTGCCGGACTTTTAAGTAAACTAGACATTAAGGCGATAGAAGCAGGCATTGCTTTGAACGCTGCATTAGAAGAAGGATTAGTCTATCAAGAAGAAGAGATGGTTATTGATGTTGAGAAATTCAGAAACGATTTGGCTCAAGCTCATCAAGAAGCAATCTCACTTTCAATTGAAGCAGCATATATCACTGCAGACAATATTGAACAAATCTTGGCAAAGGCAGCACAATCTGCACGTTCTGTTTCAACTGAAGCAGGATATCTAACAGAGGATACCAAAGAACAAGTGTTACAAAAAGCCCATGGTCAAGCACAGGGCGTAGCCTCAAAAGCAAAAGACTACACACCAGCATAA
- a CDS encoding trimeric intracellular cation channel family protein, producing MADSTLSIEFFIYVLDLFGTMAFAVTGAFKAIEHKADIVGIIILATITGVAGGTIRDVILGKSLPNSLIDPSYVIITVVSAIVIFLLHSKMKKHWNVFLKFDAIGLGVFTVIGATFAYNMFGMNFLVIVLSGMLTAIGGGILRDVFVSQTPIVFVKELYASASFLGASVFFLVIYVTNDVYAGTISGLLLATGLRMVAMKYNWNLPKVKSS from the coding sequence TTGGCAGATTCAACTTTGTCAATTGAGTTTTTCATTTATGTTTTAGATCTATTTGGAACAATGGCATTTGCCGTAACTGGTGCTTTCAAGGCAATTGAGCACAAGGCAGACATTGTCGGAATAATAATTCTTGCAACAATTACTGGTGTTGCAGGGGGAACAATACGTGATGTAATTCTTGGAAAGTCTCTACCTAATTCCCTAATTGATCCTTCATATGTGATAATTACTGTAGTATCTGCCATCGTAATCTTCCTATTACACTCAAAAATGAAAAAACATTGGAACGTATTTCTAAAATTTGACGCAATTGGATTGGGAGTTTTTACTGTAATTGGGGCTACTTTTGCCTATAACATGTTTGGAATGAACTTCCTTGTAATTGTATTATCTGGAATGCTTACTGCAATTGGTGGAGGAATCCTTCGTGATGTGTTTGTTAGTCAAACCCCTATAGTATTTGTAAAAGAGTTGTATGCCTCGGCCAGTTTCTTAGGCGCCTCGGTATTCTTTTTGGTGATATATGTAACAAATGACGTTTACGCTGGAACAATTTCTGGATTGTTATTGGCTACAGGACTAAGAATGGTTGCAATGAAGTATAATTGGAATCTACCTAAAGTAAAAAGTAGTTAA
- the rpl12p gene encoding 50S ribosomal protein P1, translating into MEYVYAALMLHKLEKEVNEANVTSVVKATGAEVNEAQVKALVASLADVNIEDAIKAAPVAVAAAAAPAADAAAGGDEKKEKKAEPPSEKQEEAAMEGLSSLFG; encoded by the coding sequence ATGGAATATGTTTACGCTGCTTTAATGTTGCACAAACTAGAGAAAGAAGTTAACGAAGCAAACGTTACTAGCGTAGTTAAAGCAACTGGCGCTGAAGTTAATGAAGCCCAAGTTAAAGCACTTGTAGCATCACTCGCTGATGTTAACATTGAAGATGCAATCAAAGCAGCACCTGTAGCAGTTGCCGCAGCAGCAGCACCGGCAGCAGATGCAGCAGCAGGTGGAGATGAAAAGAAAGAAAAGAAAGCAGAACCACCAAGTGAAAAACAGGAAGAAGCAGCAATGGAAGGTTTATCCTCTCTATTCGGCTAA
- the alaS gene encoding alanine--tRNA ligase gives MNKKEILEKFSADPQRYYNVNLFEDQGFERKSCTVCNRYFWTLDSERSNCPECSDDMYSFIGDPPTSKRFDYTQSWKEVESFFVKNNHTSINRYPVVCRWRDDLYFTIASIVDFQRVMGSKVVFEFPANPLVVPQTCLRFKDLENVGVTGRHFSSFCMIGQHSIPNDNGYWKDECVNLDFNLLTQQFGIDKKEITFVEDVWEGGGSFGSSLEYFVRGLELGNAVFTEFQGDLSDYKTLDQRIIDMGAGLERFAWITMGTPTAYDCCFGPITKKLIEQAGIDTNSSVLTPYFTEIAKNLELYEDLTQVRKNAIKTTGLTDEQINRIITPLEGIYLIIDHIRTLIFAISDGALPSNVGGGYNLRIMLRRIVSTMDRLKLKFDLNEIIDIQIDYLKNTYPELEKTREDVKEIISIETGRYDSSKQRMQKIVSKLNKEPKVEDLITLYESDGVTPEYLKEMKVISEIPSSFYSKLSDLHQSKKQKEQVNLPLEGIPDTELLFYNEDPREFDAKVLKSFENFVVLDKTAFYARGGGQEPDHGKISGQEIVDITKHGNIVVHEIKGEIPKEGDIVSCVVDAKRRDGITKNHTSTHIINTSARSVLGSWVWQHSAFKEEDHARLDITHHSALTDEDVTKIEDAANSIIEKAIPVKIENFDRGTAEQKYGFRIYQGGVVPVKSVRIVSIGDLDIEACGGTHVANTSDVEQIKITRTKRIQDGVVRIEFVSGDGAKEFVKKREQDSENKEKEEKLKEQEKEKRLEQRQIAKERIPIIAKSLLECKQGTTTIDEITIELAESGKANFCYSDSNNYDDVFHIGLGEVLCKSDPKMVYCGLFEQGEKIRAIVYAGDEISKEKSAGDIVKSISQILGGAGGGSAKFAQGGGTDKSKKEDAIKNAKSMIIE, from the coding sequence GTGAATAAAAAAGAGATTCTTGAGAAATTTTCAGCAGACCCACAGAGGTATTACAACGTAAATCTCTTCGAGGACCAGGGATTTGAACGAAAATCATGTACTGTATGTAATAGATATTTCTGGACTTTAGATTCAGAAAGAAGTAATTGCCCAGAATGTTCTGATGATATGTATTCATTCATCGGGGATCCGCCAACATCAAAGAGATTTGATTATACACAATCATGGAAAGAAGTTGAATCTTTTTTTGTCAAGAATAATCATACATCAATAAATCGTTATCCAGTTGTTTGTAGATGGAGAGATGATCTTTATTTTACAATTGCATCAATTGTTGATTTTCAAAGAGTCATGGGAAGTAAAGTTGTATTTGAGTTTCCAGCAAACCCACTTGTTGTTCCACAAACATGTTTAAGATTCAAAGATTTAGAAAATGTCGGAGTAACTGGTAGACACTTTTCATCATTTTGTATGATTGGTCAACACAGTATTCCAAATGATAATGGTTATTGGAAAGATGAATGTGTTAATTTAGATTTTAATTTACTAACACAACAATTTGGAATTGATAAAAAAGAAATTACATTTGTTGAAGACGTTTGGGAAGGAGGAGGTTCTTTTGGTTCGTCATTAGAATATTTTGTAAGAGGTTTAGAACTTGGTAATGCAGTGTTTACAGAATTTCAGGGTGACCTTTCAGATTACAAAACACTTGATCAGAGAATTATCGATATGGGTGCAGGTCTAGAAAGATTTGCATGGATAACAATGGGAACACCTACAGCATACGATTGCTGCTTTGGACCAATCACAAAAAAATTAATTGAGCAAGCAGGAATAGACACAAACTCCTCAGTACTTACCCCATATTTCACCGAAATAGCAAAGAATTTGGAATTATACGAAGACTTGACACAAGTAAGGAAAAATGCCATCAAAACAACTGGATTGACAGATGAACAGATTAATCGTATTATTACCCCGCTAGAAGGAATTTACCTGATAATCGACCACATCAGAACGCTAATCTTTGCAATTTCAGATGGAGCACTTCCTAGTAATGTTGGAGGCGGATACAATCTTCGAATAATGTTGAGAAGAATTGTTTCAACTATGGACAGGTTGAAGCTGAAATTCGATTTGAATGAAATAATCGACATACAAATAGATTATTTGAAAAATACCTATCCTGAATTAGAAAAAACTAGAGAGGATGTAAAAGAAATAATATCAATTGAAACAGGAAGATATGACAGTTCAAAGCAAAGAATGCAAAAAATTGTTAGTAAACTAAACAAAGAGCCAAAAGTTGAGGATTTGATTACACTTTACGAATCAGATGGGGTTACACCAGAATATCTTAAAGAAATGAAGGTAATATCAGAGATTCCATCTTCATTTTATTCTAAACTTTCTGATTTACACCAATCAAAAAAACAAAAGGAACAAGTAAACTTACCATTGGAAGGAATCCCAGATACAGAACTATTATTCTATAATGAAGATCCTAGAGAATTTGATGCAAAGGTTTTGAAATCATTTGAAAATTTTGTTGTTTTAGATAAAACAGCATTTTATGCAAGAGGAGGAGGTCAAGAACCAGATCATGGTAAAATTTCTGGTCAGGAAATAGTAGACATTACAAAACATGGAAACATTGTTGTTCATGAAATTAAAGGAGAAATTCCAAAAGAAGGAGATATAGTTTCTTGCGTAGTAGATGCAAAAAGACGTGATGGAATTACAAAAAATCATACAAGTACACACATCATCAATACTTCAGCAAGAAGTGTTCTAGGTTCGTGGGTATGGCAACACTCTGCATTCAAAGAAGAAGACCATGCAAGACTTGACATCACACATCATTCAGCATTAACTGATGAGGATGTAACAAAAATTGAAGATGCAGCTAATTCCATTATTGAAAAAGCCATACCAGTGAAAATAGAAAATTTTGACCGTGGAACTGCAGAACAAAAATATGGATTTAGAATTTATCAAGGAGGAGTTGTGCCTGTCAAATCAGTTAGAATCGTGTCAATAGGCGATTTAGACATAGAAGCTTGTGGAGGAACACACGTAGCAAATACATCAGATGTAGAACAAATTAAGATTACAAGAACAAAAAGAATTCAAGATGGAGTTGTAAGAATTGAGTTTGTGTCAGGAGATGGCGCAAAAGAATTTGTGAAAAAGAGGGAACAAGATTCAGAAAATAAGGAGAAAGAAGAAAAGCTAAAAGAACAAGAAAAAGAAAAAAGACTAGAACAAAGACAAATTGCTAAAGAAAGAATTCCGATCATAGCTAAATCGCTATTAGAATGTAAACAAGGAACAACAACAATTGATGAAATTACAATTGAGTTAGCGGAATCTGGAAAAGCTAATTTTTGTTATTCGGACAGTAATAATTACGATGATGTTTTTCATATTGGATTAGGAGAAGTGTTATGCAAATCTGATCCTAAAATGGTTTATTGTGGATTATTTGAGCAAGGAGAGAAAATTAGAGCTATAGTTTATGCCGGAGATGAGATATCAAAAGAAAAGAGTGCAGGAGATATTGTAAAGAGTATTTCACAGATTTTAGGTGGAGCAGGAGGAGGAAGTGCCAAATTTGCTCAAGGTGGAGGAACCGATAAATCAAAGAAAGAAGATGCAATTAAAAATGCGAAGTCCATGATTATCGAATAG